GGCCTGGCCGATGCCCATGGCGGCCCGGGCCACGAGCAGGTTGACGTAGTTGACGGCCGTGGCCGACAGCAGGATCAGGCCGCTCCAGCTGAGCAGCGTCCACCCGATGACCCGGTTGCGGCGGTAGTGGTCGGCCACCCAGCCCGCGGGGATGGTGGCCACCGCCCCCACGAAGATGAACACGGCGGGGATGAACCCCAGCTGGGTGTCGTTCAGGCCCCACTCGTCCTCGAGGATCGGGAGCACGCCCCGGGCCACCGACACGTCGATCTGGTCGACCAGGCCGACGAGGGCCATGGCCACCAGCGGCCACAGCGGGAAGCGCCGCCCGGCGGGGGCGCCGCCGGCCGGGCCGGTCGGCGCCACGTCGGTCGGGGCCGCGTCGGTGGCGGCGGGAGCGCGGTCGGCGGGCGCGGGGCCGTCCTCGACCCCGGGTACGGGGGCCGGGGGCGACGAGGGCGCGGGGCTCGGCGCGCGGTCGCCGGCCTGCACCTCGCTGTCCTGGTCGGTCACGTCCCCTGGGCCTCCCTGGCCGCCGGACCCTACCGGTCCGCCCCGGTTCGCACATGACCCGTGCAAGAAGGTGCCCGGCCGCTCCGGGCCGGCGCCTCCCGGGGTCACCCGCCACCACGTCCACGACGCGGTCCGGGATCCTGATGCCCGGGCACCGGGGATCCGGACCACGTCGTCGGGTGCGGGATCTCGGCGCGAGAGCACCGGGGATCCGGGCCACTTCGCCCCGGGCCGCGATCCGCATAGGTTCACGGCCGTGACCGTGCCCCTGCCTCTGCACCCCGAGGCCCCCGACTGGTTCCGGCGGGCCCTGGCCGTCCCCGTCACCGACGAGGTGGTCGAGGTCGGGGGCTGCCCCATCCACTACCTGGCGTGGGGCGAGCGCGGCCGGCCGGGCCTGGTGTTCGTCCACGGCGGCGGGGCCCACGCCCACTGGTGGACCCACGTGGCCGCCTCCTTCGCGGCCGAGCTCCGGGTGGTGGCCATCGACCTCTCGGGCCACGGCGACAGCGGCCATCGCGAGGTCTACGAGTTCGAGCAGTGGACCGACGGGGTCATGGCCGTGACCGAGGACGCCGCCATCGAGGGCCTGCCGGTGGTGGTGGGCCACTCCATGGGCGGCTTCGTCACCATCGCCACTGCGGCCATGCACCCCGACCGGGTGTCGGGCGTGGTGATCTGCGACTCACCGGTGACCGAGCCCGACCCCGAGGTGGCGTCGTACCGGCTGAAGCAGGCCTTCGGCGGCGACCCCCGCACCTACGGCACCGTCGACGAGGCCCTGGCGCGGTTCCGCACCGTCCCGGCCCAGGACCGCTACCTGCCCTACGTCATGGACCACGTGGCCCGGCGTTCGCTGGCCGAGGTCGACGGGGGGTACCGCTGGAAGTTCGACCGCGAGGTGTTCGCCCAGTTCGCGGGCGGCTCCATCCGGGCCGTGGCCCTCCCCCACCTGCGCCGCATCGTGGCCCGCTTCGCCCTGCTGCGCTCCGAGAACGGGCTGGTGACCCGGGACATCGGCGACTTCATGAACGCCGAGCTGGGCTCGGTGGCCACCGTGGCCGAGATCCCCGAGGCCGGACACCACCCGATGCTCGACGAGCCCCTCATCCTGCTCACCGCCCTCCGCACCCTGCTGGCCGACTGGGAGCATTCCGAGCCCCACCGCCGCCGCCGCTAGCCCCCCGCCCCTCCCGTACCTGCGGCAGATGAGTGCGGTCCTGTCCCACAGCCGCCGCAGGTTGCGAGGCGGGCCACAGCCTTCCCGTACCTGCGGCAGATGAGGGCGGTCCTGTCCCGCACCTGCCGCAGGTTGCGGGGCGGGGGTGTCAGGTGGGGGCGTCGGCGGCGTGGGTGCGGGTGGTGCCGGGCATGTCGCCCTGCTCCCGCCAGCGCGCCAGGTGGGCGGCGTAGTGCATGAGGTTGCCGGGGTGCACCACGTTGCGGGCGGCCTGCATGCTGCGGGCGCCCTCGCTGTTGCCGTAGCTCGGCGTGCACGTGGCCGAGTAGCGGCCGAAGGCCCGGCCCGCG
Above is a window of Iamia majanohamensis DNA encoding:
- a CDS encoding alpha/beta fold hydrolase, with the translated sequence MTVPLPLHPEAPDWFRRALAVPVTDEVVEVGGCPIHYLAWGERGRPGLVFVHGGGAHAHWWTHVAASFAAELRVVAIDLSGHGDSGHREVYEFEQWTDGVMAVTEDAAIEGLPVVVGHSMGGFVTIATAAMHPDRVSGVVICDSPVTEPDPEVASYRLKQAFGGDPRTYGTVDEALARFRTVPAQDRYLPYVMDHVARRSLAEVDGGYRWKFDREVFAQFAGGSIRAVALPHLRRIVARFALLRSENGLVTRDIGDFMNAELGSVATVAEIPEAGHHPMLDEPLILLTALRTLLADWEHSEPHRRRR